CAGGGCAACGGTGGCTATATTGCCGGGCCCGATGGTTGTAATGATGGTGATGAGCATAAAGATAATCAGGGGGATTAATGCGGTATTGCCTTTGGCCAGACGTATCGCATTGCCGGTGAGTTTTTCCATGGTGCCATTGGTGGTTGCAATGCCAAATAAGAAAGTGACGCCGGTCAAAATCATGAACAAGTCCAGCGGCCAGGCCTGCATGACCTGGACCGACGACAGATTGGCAAAAAAAGAGCCTACGGCAATAGCGAAGCCGATGGCCAGGATGCCGACATTGAGGTCTTCATTGATCATCGATATGCCAACTACGATAATGACGGCTAAAAGTGAAGCAATGGCTGCAAGAGACATTCCAAACATGTAAAGACTCCTCTCCATAACTGAATTTTAACGAATTTGGCTGCTTTTTCTTTTTTCTGCTTGTTACTCCCCCCTTCTGCCGCCTTTTTACGGCAGAAAGCCGATTTTTAATTCCACACTGATTGAATAAGCAATTTTAATTCATGGAGAAATCTTTTGTTAAACTTACCGCAGTTCCAAGGATTATGAATCTCGTGAGTTGATTCCGGCTGACGCAAGAGCGCCGCCGCCCGGATCATAGCCGCTTTGTGCTTGCGGTAATAAAACCTGCTGATACTGTTGCCGGATTGGCCTGAAATCAAGGGATCCGTTGTTAGTGGGAACCCGCCTGATGTTTGAGATTTCATCGTATTTTCACTTCCTAAAAGTTTACTTTAGATGGATTGACTTTAGTATATCTTGCTGGTTTGTGAATTAAAAATATGGTATAACTATGTTAATATATCTTCAAACTATATATTGGGAGGATTTCCCACGGTGGAATTGCGACAATTAGAATATTTTCAGATGGTCTGCCAACTAAACAGCATTTCAAAAGCAGCGGAACAGCTTCACATCGCTCAGCCTTCCGTTACCATTGCCATCCAAAAATTAGAGGAAGAACTCGGCATACAGCTCTTTGACCGCAGCCAGCGGCAAATTGCCCTGACTGTCGCCGGGCATGTCTTTTCAGAGCGCGTCAACGAGATTTTAAACCGCGTCGGCGACTCAGTCAGCGAAATGAAAGATTTGCGCCTGCTGCAACAAGGCTTAATTACCATCGGTCTCCCGCCCATGATCGGACTTTCCCTGTTTCCCACCATCTTCGCCCAATTCCAGAAGCAATATCCCCAATTCAAGATCACCGCCATTGAAGGCGGATCAGTAACGATTCAAAACCTGGTCGAGCAAGGTAAAATTGATATTGGATTTCTCACCAAAACGGATATACCGCCTTTTTTAGATACCATCCCGATTACCAAAGGACAACTTAATGTTTGCCTGCATCCCGGGCACCCCTTGAGCCAGCTGGCCAGCATCCCGTTTACTCAATTGCAGGATCAGCCGTTTATTTTACTGAAAAAGAATTCCTTTCACCGTCAGATCATCCTGAATGAATGCAAGAAATATCAGTTTACGCCCCGTATTGTCTTTTCATCAAGTCAGGTCGAGACGATTATCAGCCTGGTGGAACTGGAGGTCGGCATATCCTTTCTCTTTGACGTCATCGCCCGGAGGCATTCGACGATCCATAGCCTCCCGTTGACTAATCCGATTCATTATCAGATCACACTGACCTGGAATCGCAATCGCTACCTTTCCAATGCTTCGAAGGTATTTATCGATTTTATGACCAGCGTATATTCCCGGACATAAGGGCCTCCCGGGCCCAGTTTTTATATGAGAGAAACAGAGACGCCAGGCAGCAAAATGCTGCCTGGCGTCTCTGCCATATCACCGGCAAACCGAAAAAAGTCCGGCCGGTTCTGTCTCATATAGTTTATAACTATTTGAGCATAAGCAAGATGTATTTGTCGTGACCAATGGCCAAAGCCTATACTTATGTAAATACATGGAATAAATAAAAATGAGGGAAGTCCTTATGGATTTACGGCAACTAAAATATTTTCAATTAGCCAGCCAACTGAACAGTATTTCCAAGGCAGCTGATCAGCTTCATATTGCCCAGCCTTCCGTTTCCATCGCCATCCAGAAGCTGGAGGAAGAACTGGGAGTTCAGTTGTTTAACCGCAGCCAAAGACAAATCACCCTGAATGCCGAAGGACGCGTCTTCTCGAAGCGGGTGAATGACATTCTGGCCAGCATTGATGACTCGATCCGCGAAATGAAAGATCTAAGCAAGTCGCCCCATGGTACGATTAATATCGGGGTCCCGTCCATGATTGGCCTCTCGCTGTTCCCGCATATCTTCGCCCAATTCCAGAAGCAATACCCCCGGTTCAGTCTCACAGCCATCGAAGCCGGCTCGGTAACGATCCGGAACTTAGTGGAGCAAGGCCATATTGATGTGGGGTTTATTACCCAGTCTGCCGCTCCGTCGCCGGCCATTATAAAAGCTGCGTCGCCGTCAGCCCTAGATACCATCCCGATTACAACCGGTCAGATCTATCTTTGTCTGTATCCTGGCCACCCGCTGACCCATCTTGCCAACATACCTTTTGAGCAATTAAGCGGGCAATCCTTTATTTTACTGCGCAAAGATACTTTTAACCGGCAGGCTATACTGGCGGAATGTAAAAAGCACCACTTTACTCCCCAAATTATTTTCTCTTCCAGTCAGGTAGAGACGATCATCAGTCTGGTAGAGCTGGAGATCGGCATAACCTTTCTCTTTGA
The nucleotide sequence above comes from Acetonema longum DSM 6540. Encoded proteins:
- a CDS encoding LysR family transcriptional regulator, with the translated sequence MELRQLEYFQMVCQLNSISKAAEQLHIAQPSVTIAIQKLEEELGIQLFDRSQRQIALTVAGHVFSERVNEILNRVGDSVSEMKDLRLLQQGLITIGLPPMIGLSLFPTIFAQFQKQYPQFKITAIEGGSVTIQNLVEQGKIDIGFLTKTDIPPFLDTIPITKGQLNVCLHPGHPLSQLASIPFTQLQDQPFILLKKNSFHRQIILNECKKYQFTPRIVFSSSQVETIISLVELEVGISFLFDVIARRHSTIHSLPLTNPIHYQITLTWNRNRYLSNASKVFIDFMTSVYSRT
- a CDS encoding LysR family transcriptional regulator; translated protein: MDLRQLKYFQLASQLNSISKAADQLHIAQPSVSIAIQKLEEELGVQLFNRSQRQITLNAEGRVFSKRVNDILASIDDSIREMKDLSKSPHGTINIGVPSMIGLSLFPHIFAQFQKQYPRFSLTAIEAGSVTIRNLVEQGHIDVGFITQSAAPSPAIIKAASPSALDTIPITTGQIYLCLYPGHPLTHLANIPFEQLSGQSFILLRKDTFNRQAILAECKKHHFTPQIIFSSSQVETIISLVELEIGITFLFDAIAKRYPAIQSFPLADPIYYQIALTWNRNRYLSNAAKTFVEFMSGVHFSV